The Stenotrophomonas maltophilia genome includes a region encoding these proteins:
- the flgG gene encoding flagellar basal-body rod protein FlgG, with amino-acid sequence MNQALWIAKTGLDAQQMRMSVVSNNLANTNTTGFKQDRASFEDLLYQQVRQPGGSSSAQTQLPTGLQLGTGVRVVATAKNFEQGGQQQTGRALDVMVNGRGFFEVQMPDGSSAYTRDGSFKINQDSELVTNSGYPVQPGIQIPEGAQSVTIGTDGTISVKMADGAASVEVGALTLTDFVNPAGLQARGENLFLETTASGPAQNGNPGLNGLGTVVQGALEGSNVNVVEELVSMIETQRAYEMNAKAISTTDSMLGYLNNKL; translated from the coding sequence CTGGATGCGCAGCAGATGCGCATGTCGGTGGTTTCCAACAACCTCGCCAACACCAACACCACCGGCTTCAAGCAGGACCGTGCCAGTTTTGAAGACCTGCTGTACCAGCAGGTGCGCCAGCCCGGCGGCTCCTCGTCGGCGCAGACCCAGCTGCCAACTGGCCTGCAGCTCGGAACGGGCGTGCGCGTGGTCGCCACTGCCAAGAATTTTGAACAGGGTGGCCAGCAGCAGACCGGCCGCGCCCTGGACGTGATGGTCAATGGCCGCGGCTTCTTCGAGGTTCAGATGCCTGATGGCAGCTCGGCCTACACCCGTGATGGCTCGTTCAAGATCAACCAGGACAGCGAGCTGGTCACCAACAGCGGCTACCCCGTGCAGCCGGGCATCCAGATTCCCGAAGGCGCGCAGTCGGTGACCATCGGTACCGACGGCACCATCAGCGTGAAGATGGCCGACGGCGCGGCCTCGGTGGAAGTGGGCGCGCTGACCCTGACCGACTTCGTCAATCCGGCCGGCCTGCAGGCGCGCGGCGAGAACCTGTTCCTGGAGACCACGGCCTCCGGCCCGGCACAGAACGGCAACCCCGGCCTCAACGGCCTCGGCACCGTGGTGCAGGGCGCGCTGGAAGGCAGCAACGTCAACGTGGTGGAAGAGCTGGTGTCAATGATCGAAACCCAGCGCGCCTACGAAATGAACGCCAAGGCGATTTCCACCACCGATTCGATGCTCGGCTATCTCAACAACAAGCTCTGA